From one Nycticebus coucang isolate mNycCou1 chromosome 14, mNycCou1.pri, whole genome shotgun sequence genomic stretch:
- the LOC128565598 gene encoding olfactory receptor 4C16-like, producing the protein MQLNNNVTEFILIGLTQDPFWKKTVFAIFLLIYLGTLLGNLLIITTIKASRALESPMFFFLFYLSLSDICLSTCTAPRMITDALSKKAIISFKECIIQVFTTHFFGCLEIFILILMAVDRYVAICKPLHYLTIMNPRVCGMLVAVAWVGSCVHSLAQIFLALSLPFCGPNVIDHYFCDLQPLLKLACSDTYMVNLLLVSNSGAICTVSFVMLMFSYVIILHSLRNHSAEGRKKALSTCVSHIIVVILFFGPCIFIYTRPATTFPMDKMIAVFYTLGTPLINPVIYTLRNAEVKNAMKKLWSKKLISDDRR; encoded by the coding sequence ATGCAGTTGAATAATAATGTGACTGAGTTCATTCTGATTGGGTTGACACAGGatcctttttggaagaaaacagtgTTTGCCATTTTCTTGCTTATCTATCTGGGGACGTTGCTGGGTAACTTGCTGATTATTACTACCATCAAGGCCAGCCGGGCCCTTGAGAGCCCCatgttcttcttccttttctacttATCCTTGTCTGATATCTGCCTTTCTACTTGCACAGCCCCTCGAATGATTACTGATGCCCTTTCGAAGAaagccattatttcttttaaagagtGCATAATTCAAGTCTTTACAACCCATTTCTTTGGCTGCTTGGAGATCTTCATACTCATCCTCATGGCGGTTGACCGCTACGTGGCCATCTGTAAGCCCCTGCACTACTTGACCATCATGAACCCCCGGGTCTGTGGTATGTTGGTGGCTGTGGCCTGGGTGGGGTCCTGTGTACATTCTTTAGCTCAGATTTTTCTTGCCCTGAGTTTGCCATTCTGTGGTCCCAACGTGATCGATCACTATTTCTGTGACTTGCAGCCCTTGTTGAAACTTGCTTGTTCAGACACCTACATGGTCAACCTACTCTTGGTTTCCAACAGTGGGGCCATCTGTACAGTGAGTTTTGTCATGCTGATGTTCTCCTATGTTATCATTCTGCATTCCCTGAGAAACCACAGTgctgaagggaggaagaaagcccTCTCCACCTGCGTCTCCCACATCATCGTGGTCATCTTGTTCTTTGGACCTtgcatatttatatacacacgCCCTGCGACCACCTTCCCCATGGATAAGATGATAGCTGTGTTTTATACACTTGGAACTCCTTTGATCAACCCCGTGATTTATACACTGAGGAACGCAGAAgtgaaaaatgccatgaagaagtTGTGGAGCAAGAAATTGATCTCAGATGACAGAAGATGA